From the genome of Novosphingobium sp. TH158, one region includes:
- a CDS encoding class I SAM-dependent methyltransferase — MTPDASLSAIFERLIGHSGPISVAHYMAEANARYYASKDPFGEAGDFITAPEISQMFGELIGLWLADMWIRAGREEPVHYVELGPGRGTLARDALAATKRYGLTPRVHFVETSTRLKDIQLATMPDAIWHDDLSTVPFQGPILLVANEFLDALPVRQMVKTGDGWRERMVGFQQGRFLPVAGQMPMDAAVPEARREAAEGTIIETCPAAAAIVYEVAGRLVEQGGAALFIDYGTDTIRDGSTLQAVRAHRKVDPFAAPGEADLTAHVDFATLAPIVESRGCRWLGTVPQGRWLRALGIEARAEALAQFAPQHAGAVRSAMDRLIGEGQMGLLFKVFGMAAPRWPDGAGF, encoded by the coding sequence ATGACCCCGGACGCTTCGCTTTCCGCCATTTTCGAACGCCTGATCGGCCATTCCGGGCCGATCAGCGTGGCGCACTACATGGCCGAGGCGAACGCCCGCTACTATGCCTCCAAGGACCCGTTCGGCGAGGCGGGCGATTTCATCACCGCCCCCGAAATCAGCCAGATGTTCGGCGAACTGATCGGCCTGTGGCTGGCTGACATGTGGATCCGTGCCGGCCGGGAAGAGCCCGTGCACTATGTCGAACTGGGGCCTGGCCGCGGCACGCTTGCGCGCGATGCGCTTGCCGCGACGAAGCGCTATGGCCTGACCCCGCGGGTCCATTTCGTCGAAACGTCCACCCGGCTGAAGGATATTCAGCTCGCGACCATGCCCGATGCGATCTGGCATGACGATCTTTCCACCGTCCCCTTCCAGGGGCCGATCCTGCTGGTGGCGAACGAGTTTCTCGACGCCCTGCCGGTACGCCAGATGGTGAAGACGGGCGATGGCTGGCGCGAGCGGATGGTGGGCTTCCAGCAGGGCCGGTTCCTGCCCGTGGCGGGCCAGATGCCGATGGATGCCGCCGTGCCCGAGGCGCGCCGCGAGGCAGCGGAGGGGACGATCATCGAAACCTGCCCGGCAGCGGCCGCCATCGTCTATGAAGTCGCCGGGCGGCTGGTCGAACAGGGCGGCGCTGCGCTGTTCATCGATTACGGCACTGACACGATCCGCGACGGATCGACGCTGCAGGCGGTCCGCGCCCACCGCAAGGTCGATCCCTTCGCCGCACCGGGAGAAGCGGACCTTACGGCGCACGTGGATTTTGCTACGCTGGCCCCGATCGTCGAATCGCGGGGGTGCCGCTGGCTCGGCACGGTTCCGCAGGGCCGCTGGTTGCGCGCACTGGGGATCGAAGCCCGGGCTGAAGCGCTCGCCCAGTTCGCGCCGCAACATGCCGGGGCCGTGCGATCGGCCATGGACCGGCTGATCGGGGAGGGGCAGATGGGTTTGCTGTTCAAGGTATTCGGCATGGCCGCGCCGCGCTGGCCCGATGGAGCGGGCTTCTGA
- a CDS encoding lysophospholipid acyltransferase family protein, whose protein sequence is MLLFFYHLQGWKLEGGGPQSRRCIIIGAPHTTNWDFIFFAGATHELGLHAGFMGKDTLFRWPMGRFMREMGGVPVVRSSRQNYVEQMIEAFRTRDELMLVIAPEGTRKQARRWKSGFYHIAVGAGVPIVLGWLDYNTRRGGLGPEMMMTGDYPADMARIRAFYEERLPGHPQLAAITAGDESDDRDPAHQRRADRRAHAGAVRAGGAD, encoded by the coding sequence GTGTTGTTATTCTTCTACCACCTGCAGGGATGGAAGCTGGAAGGCGGCGGGCCGCAATCGCGGCGCTGCATCATCATCGGCGCACCGCACACCACCAACTGGGATTTCATCTTCTTCGCCGGCGCCACGCACGAACTGGGCCTGCACGCCGGCTTCATGGGCAAGGACACGCTTTTCCGCTGGCCGATGGGGCGCTTCATGCGCGAAATGGGCGGGGTTCCCGTGGTGCGATCATCGCGCCAGAACTATGTCGAACAGATGATCGAGGCATTCCGCACCCGTGACGAGCTGATGCTGGTGATCGCGCCCGAAGGCACGCGCAAGCAGGCCCGGCGCTGGAAATCGGGCTTCTATCATATTGCCGTCGGCGCAGGGGTGCCGATCGTCCTGGGGTGGCTCGATTACAACACCCGTCGCGGCGGGCTGGGCCCGGAAATGATGATGACCGGCGATTACCCCGCCGATATGGCGCGCATCCGCGCCTTTTACGAAGAACGCCTGCCAGGCCATCCGCAACTGGCCGCGATTACCGCCGGAGACGAAAGCGATGACCGAGATCCTGCTCACCAACGCCGTGCTGATCGGCGCGCTCATGCTGGCGCTGTGCGCGCTGGCGGTGCGGATTGA
- a CDS encoding DUF1295 domain-containing protein has protein sequence MTEILLTNAVLIGALMLALCALAVRIDDVSFIDAVWGAGMALLAFSAWLQLGDPGQRAGLISAMAVIWGLRLGLHLLIRWRASGEDPRYKKILAPAREAGRYGRGALLRVFLPQAVLLWITCLPAQAGIAASGIAPAGTLAMAGAALWLIGMVFETVGDWQLTRFRADPANKGRVLDTGLWRYTRHPNYFGDACVWWGIWLAAAEAGLGVALGTLIGPVFLTFTLTRWSGKPLLERSLVQNRPGYAEYVARTSGFIPWPPKRG, from the coding sequence ATGACCGAGATCCTGCTCACCAACGCCGTGCTGATCGGCGCGCTCATGCTGGCGCTGTGCGCGCTGGCGGTGCGGATTGACGATGTTTCCTTCATCGATGCGGTCTGGGGGGCGGGCATGGCGCTGCTCGCCTTCTCGGCCTGGCTGCAACTGGGCGATCCGGGCCAGCGCGCCGGACTGATTTCCGCCATGGCGGTGATCTGGGGCCTGCGGCTTGGCCTGCACCTGCTGATCCGCTGGCGGGCGAGCGGGGAAGATCCGCGTTACAAGAAGATCCTCGCCCCCGCGCGCGAAGCGGGCCGCTATGGCCGCGGCGCCTTGCTGCGGGTTTTCCTGCCCCAGGCGGTGCTGCTTTGGATTACCTGCCTTCCCGCCCAGGCTGGCATCGCCGCCAGCGGTATCGCGCCGGCCGGCACGCTCGCCATGGCGGGTGCGGCGCTGTGGCTGATCGGCATGGTGTTCGAGACGGTGGGGGATTGGCAGCTGACGCGCTTCCGCGCCGATCCGGCAAACAAGGGCCGCGTGCTCGATACTGGCCTGTGGCGCTATACCCGCCACCCCAACTATTTCGGCGATGCCTGCGTCTGGTGGGGCATCTGGCTGGCGGCGGCGGAGGCTGGCTTGGGTGTGGCGCTTGGCACGCTTATCGGTCCGGTCTTCCTGACCTTCACGCTGACGCGCTGGTCGGGAAAGCCGCTGCTGGAACGCAGCCTGGTGCAGAACCGCCCCGGCTATGCGGAATACGTGGCGCGCACCTCGGGCTTCATCCCCTGGCCGCCGAAGCGGGGCTAG
- a CDS encoding bifunctional UDP-sugar hydrolase/5'-nucleotidase has protein sequence MRSLRPFAALGATLLLAACATSGSRPAAGPVAVRIVGINDFHGNLEPIGRPFTLVSADGTQEKVQVGGAAALSAAIAQRRRSDPDTLVISAGDLISASPLISSLFLDEPSVNAMNAIGLDFNAVGNHEFDRGWQELRRMQDGGCARLSIRKPCQVEQFKGAKFRFLSANVTTKSTGETLFPAAGLRTIRKSGAKVTIGVIGLTLKDTPNLVTPSGVDGLAFSDEADAINAQVPELVAKGADVLVVAIHQGLYSERPNDAPGCEGINGPLLGILSRLDPRVNLVLSGHTHNFYVCDYAKIDPSRPILVTSAGYGGTFLTDVTLKVDPKRGKVLSSEARNVLVRADGSTTGGIDQAMAAYVARYAAAAREVAERPVGKLSAGSDKPASTIESSFGNLIADAQLAATRPAGAQVAFMNPSGIRAGITPAADGSIRFADIYAAQPFGNTLVTKTMTGAQLLKLLEQQFDADGFVQLLAPSQGFAMRYDTRRPEGQRVVSATLDGKPIDPARRYRVTMNSFLSAGGDSFTMFREGTETVTGAEDLEALEAWIRAEPVRQMPPVGRTSDLSVAN, from the coding sequence ATGCGCAGCCTGCGTCCGTTCGCCGCGCTCGGAGCCACCCTGTTGCTCGCCGCCTGCGCGACGAGCGGCAGCAGGCCGGCAGCAGGCCCGGTGGCGGTGCGAATCGTCGGTATCAACGATTTCCACGGCAACCTCGAGCCGATCGGACGGCCCTTCACCCTGGTATCGGCGGACGGCACGCAGGAGAAGGTGCAGGTCGGCGGCGCGGCGGCGCTTTCCGCCGCGATTGCCCAGCGCCGGCGCAGCGATCCCGATACGCTGGTGATTTCCGCCGGCGACCTTATCAGCGCCAGCCCTCTGATCTCCTCGCTGTTCCTCGATGAACCGTCGGTCAACGCGATGAATGCCATCGGGCTGGATTTCAACGCAGTGGGCAACCACGAATTCGATCGCGGCTGGCAGGAACTGCGACGCATGCAGGATGGCGGCTGCGCCCGGCTGTCGATCCGCAAGCCCTGTCAGGTGGAGCAGTTCAAGGGCGCGAAATTCCGCTTCCTCTCTGCCAACGTCACCACCAAAAGCACCGGGGAAACGCTGTTTCCCGCGGCCGGCCTGCGGACCATCCGCAAGTCCGGGGCCAAGGTGACCATCGGGGTGATCGGGCTGACGCTGAAGGATACGCCGAACCTCGTCACCCCCAGCGGTGTCGACGGGCTGGCATTCTCGGACGAGGCCGATGCGATCAACGCGCAGGTGCCAGAGCTGGTGGCCAAGGGCGCCGACGTGCTGGTCGTCGCCATCCATCAGGGGCTCTACAGCGAAAGGCCGAACGATGCGCCCGGCTGCGAGGGCATCAACGGGCCGCTCCTGGGCATCCTGTCGCGGCTCGATCCGCGCGTGAACCTTGTCCTGTCCGGCCACACGCACAACTTCTACGTCTGCGACTATGCGAAGATCGATCCCTCGCGCCCAATCCTCGTCACCAGCGCCGGCTATGGCGGCACCTTCCTTACCGACGTGACGCTGAAGGTCGATCCGAAGCGCGGCAAGGTCCTCTCCTCCGAAGCGCGCAACGTGCTGGTCCGCGCCGATGGCAGCACCACGGGCGGGATCGACCAGGCAATGGCCGCCTATGTCGCGCGCTATGCCGCAGCCGCGCGCGAAGTGGCGGAGCGGCCCGTGGGCAAGCTCTCCGCCGGTTCGGACAAGCCGGCTTCGACAATCGAATCGAGCTTCGGCAACCTGATCGCCGATGCCCAGCTTGCTGCCACCCGTCCGGCAGGCGCGCAGGTGGCCTTCATGAACCCCTCGGGCATCCGGGCCGGGATCACGCCTGCTGCCGACGGATCGATACGCTTTGCCGATATCTATGCCGCCCAGCCTTTCGGCAACACGCTGGTGACCAAGACGATGACCGGCGCGCAATTGCTGAAGCTGCTGGAACAACAGTTCGATGCAGATGGCTTCGTGCAATTGCTCGCACCGTCGCAAGGCTTTGCCATGCGCTACGACACGCGGCGACCCGAAGGCCAGCGCGTGGTTTCTGCGACGCTGGACGGCAAGCCGATCGATCCGGCCCGCCGCTATCGCGTGACGATGAACAGCTTCCTGTCTGCCGGCGGGGACAGCTTCACCATGTTCCGCGAAGGAACCGAGACGGTGACCGGCGCGGAAGATCTGGAAGCGCTCGAAGCGTGGATTCGTGCCGAGCCGGTGCGGCAGATGCCCCCGGTTGGCCGCACGAGCGACCTTTCGGTCGCGAACTGA
- the gyrB gene encoding DNA topoisomerase (ATP-hydrolyzing) subunit B: MSESPENKPNANSYGADSIKVLKGLDAVRKRPGMYIGDTDDGSGLHHMVFEVSDNAIDEALAGHCDLVLIELNPDGSVSVEDNGRGIPTDIHAEEGVSAAEVIMTQLHAGGKFENTSEDNAYKVSGGLHGVGVSVVNALSEWLELTIWRDGKEHWMKFAHGDAVGPLIVRGEAPIATEGGRKGQPKKGTRVTFLASTDTFKNVTEFDFDKLEHRYRELAFLNSGVRILLRDKRHEEVKEHDLFYEGGIAAFVKWLDRNKQALLPDPIAISAQRDGIGIDVALEWNDSYYENVLCFTNNIPQRDGGTHLAAFRAALTRTLNGYAEKSGLLKKEKVNLTGDDMREGLTAIVSVKLPDPKFSSQTKDKLVSSEVRQPLESLMSDKMTEWLEENPANAKAVIQKIIDAAAAREAARRARELTRRKGVMDIASLPGKLADCQERDPSKCELFLVEGDSAGGSAKQGRDRHYQAILPLKGKILNVERARFDRIIGSKEVGTLIQAMGTGIRDEFNIDKLRYHKIVIMTDADVDGAHIRTLLLTFFHRQMPEIIRNGHLFIAQPPLYKVAKGRSEVYLKDQAALDRYLVEAGLANRFLETPGGTRGGAELEGLVEHALRLRALMGFVPRKYDPAVIEGLALAGALEPDLDAAGRTAAVARAAEWLGRGDREAVWRAALREDGSVLVERVWRGVTDAYPIDASFLVSAEARKLARIAAEQAEVYSGIARLVRAGAAEPEPETETAEPGAGDQAEIPARAVAGDGSITRPSQLLDAVLANGRKGLSIARYKGLGEMNAEQLWETTLDPDNRILLQVKVEDADVTDEIFTRLMGDIVEPRRDFIQENALNVANLDV, encoded by the coding sequence ATGTCCGAAAGCCCTGAAAACAAGCCCAACGCCAACAGCTATGGCGCCGATTCGATCAAGGTCCTCAAGGGGCTCGATGCCGTGCGAAAGCGCCCCGGCATGTACATCGGCGATACCGATGACGGATCGGGCCTGCACCACATGGTCTTCGAGGTATCGGACAACGCCATTGACGAGGCGCTGGCCGGCCATTGCGACCTGGTCCTGATCGAACTGAATCCCGACGGTTCGGTCAGCGTCGAGGATAACGGCCGCGGCATCCCGACCGACATTCACGCCGAAGAAGGCGTTTCGGCAGCCGAAGTCATCATGACCCAGCTGCACGCGGGCGGAAAGTTCGAGAACACCAGCGAAGACAATGCCTACAAGGTTTCGGGCGGCCTGCACGGCGTCGGCGTCTCGGTGGTCAACGCGCTGTCGGAATGGCTGGAACTGACGATCTGGCGCGACGGCAAGGAGCACTGGATGAAGTTCGCCCATGGCGATGCCGTGGGGCCGCTGATCGTGCGCGGTGAAGCGCCGATCGCTACCGAGGGCGGGCGCAAGGGCCAGCCCAAGAAGGGCACCCGCGTGACCTTCCTCGCTTCTACCGACACGTTCAAGAACGTCACCGAGTTCGATTTCGACAAGCTTGAGCACCGTTATCGCGAGCTCGCCTTCCTCAATTCCGGCGTACGCATCCTGCTGCGCGACAAGCGGCACGAGGAAGTGAAGGAGCATGACCTGTTCTACGAAGGCGGCATCGCGGCCTTCGTGAAGTGGCTCGATCGCAATAAGCAGGCGCTGCTGCCCGACCCCATCGCGATCAGCGCGCAGCGCGACGGCATCGGCATCGATGTCGCGCTGGAATGGAACGATTCCTATTACGAAAACGTCCTGTGCTTCACCAACAATATCCCGCAGCGTGACGGCGGCACCCATCTCGCCGCGTTCCGTGCCGCGCTGACCCGTACCCTCAACGGCTATGCCGAAAAGTCCGGCTTGCTGAAGAAGGAGAAGGTGAACCTTACCGGCGATGACATGCGCGAAGGGCTGACCGCCATCGTCTCGGTCAAGCTGCCGGACCCGAAGTTCTCCAGCCAGACCAAGGACAAGCTGGTTTCCTCCGAGGTTCGCCAACCGCTCGAAAGCCTGATGAGCGACAAGATGACCGAATGGCTCGAGGAAAACCCGGCCAACGCCAAGGCGGTGATCCAGAAGATCATCGATGCCGCCGCTGCCCGCGAAGCCGCCCGCCGCGCTCGCGAGCTGACCCGCCGCAAGGGCGTGATGGACATCGCCTCGCTGCCCGGCAAGCTGGCCGACTGCCAGGAACGCGATCCGAGCAAGTGCGAACTGTTCCTGGTCGAGGGTGATTCCGCAGGCGGTTCCGCCAAGCAGGGCCGTGATCGCCATTACCAGGCGATCCTGCCGCTGAAGGGCAAGATCCTGAACGTGGAACGCGCCCGGTTTGACCGCATCATCGGTTCGAAGGAAGTCGGCACGCTGATCCAGGCCATGGGCACCGGCATCCGCGACGAGTTCAACATCGACAAGCTGCGCTACCACAAGATCGTCATCATGACCGACGCCGACGTGGACGGCGCGCACATCCGCACCCTGCTGCTTACTTTCTTCCATCGCCAGATGCCGGAAATCATCCGCAACGGCCATCTCTTCATCGCGCAGCCGCCGCTTTACAAGGTCGCCAAGGGCCGCAGCGAGGTCTACCTGAAGGACCAGGCCGCGCTTGACCGCTATCTGGTGGAAGCAGGGCTGGCCAACCGCTTCCTCGAAACCCCGGGCGGTACGCGCGGCGGAGCGGAGCTGGAAGGGCTGGTCGAACATGCCCTGCGCCTGCGCGCCCTGATGGGCTTTGTGCCGCGCAAGTACGATCCGGCCGTGATCGAGGGCCTGGCCCTGGCCGGCGCGCTTGAGCCGGACCTTGATGCCGCCGGCCGCACCGCCGCCGTTGCCCGCGCTGCCGAATGGCTTGGCCGTGGCGACCGCGAGGCCGTGTGGCGCGCAGCCCTGCGCGAGGATGGCTCGGTGCTGGTCGAACGCGTGTGGCGCGGCGTAACCGACGCCTACCCGATCGACGCCAGCTTCCTCGTTTCCGCCGAAGCCCGCAAACTGGCGCGGATCGCTGCCGAACAGGCAGAGGTCTATTCCGGCATTGCCCGACTGGTCCGGGCTGGTGCGGCCGAGCCGGAGCCCGAAACCGAAACCGCCGAACCCGGCGCTGGCGACCAGGCCGAAATTCCGGCCCGTGCCGTTGCCGGCGACGGTTCGATCACCCGCCCCTCGCAGCTGCTGGATGCCGTACTGGCCAATGGCCGCAAGGGCCTTTCCATCGCCCGCTACAAGGGCCTGGGCGAAATGAACGCGGAGCAGCTCTGGGAAACCACGCTCGATCCGGACAACCGCATCCTCCTGCAGGTCAAGGTGGAAGACGCCGACGTGACCGACGAGATCTTCACCCGCCTGATGGGCGATATCGTCGAACCGCGGCGCGACTTCATCCAGGAAAACGCGCTCAACGTCGCCAACCTCGACGTGTGA
- a CDS encoding CHAT domain-containing tetratricopeptide repeat protein encodes MKSVSFLAASALALASAQPVLARPVDRSTLDALMDKADAFDTGSDPKAGMVLYENAVAEAKRIYPAGHPAIAAARQGIAMAYAAQGKMDDAARVVAEIQPVLEKAGPAHLKALAGTYNVRGFIAHYRSNLDEALPAFSTSLAIERGLAKGRPTLDLAKALANLAGINWEAGKQEQTLALNAEAIAMGKALTPVPGDIAIWYANRAAYLHSLGRSDDAVSAAREGIAISETLLPKGHPAVSNLHANLGALLVRQGKPNTAVPYLRQAFEAIEAVNGAPNQNSAAMRAMMATALSDAGNYEQALAFLDQAIGVIEKQLGPESNRALQSQEVRALALMRLGRFDEALAGQQKVLEVRDRRLSAQHRDRMSGRGMLARIALAKGDLALAEKTMREGVALRTAAAPPQHPDLLAERALLLLVQSRASSRPRDEILADANDILARAKANVAANPAAELTIVARGTFQYLAEVYQRIGAVEVAFEAQQWTVRGSVDSAAALAAQRRAASRDPATAALFEQRRKLGAERASAMAAIEVQLASPKAGFDPAAANANLTRLDTEIARVDADLAARKIDAGQLPTVGLADARAQLAKGELFLQITPSYDRFIVTAVGPAATLQYVSTADLHAVQRTVARLRRALDPAAAAVPFDAAAAAELYRALVSPRLDKELRRTRHLQVSAHGALGAVPFALLAMDAKGSAFLTDRMAVTRLAGPPRRAAAAGSAPAALMFGIGATEAAGVPGGPSVRRGQVEGLDRLPPLPDAAGELAGIAGAVGAERPMILTGAAATESALANARIRPGTVLAFATHGLVSGEYEGLSEPALLLSPAGDDDGLLTASEIARLDLPASWVILSACNTAAGSGPDAPSLSGLAQAFILAGADTILATHWPVRDDIARAVTTGTLRHAAAGDAPANALRKAIAEVRKGPIEGAANPALWASFELVRP; translated from the coding sequence ATGAAATCGGTTTCGTTTCTTGCGGCATCGGCGCTCGCGCTGGCCTCGGCGCAGCCGGTGTTGGCCCGGCCGGTCGATCGCAGCACGCTCGATGCCCTGATGGACAAGGCCGATGCCTTCGACACCGGCTCCGATCCCAAGGCCGGCATGGTGCTTTACGAGAATGCCGTAGCCGAGGCGAAGCGCATATACCCCGCCGGCCACCCCGCGATCGCCGCTGCTCGCCAGGGCATTGCCATGGCCTATGCCGCCCAGGGCAAGATGGATGACGCCGCCCGGGTCGTCGCGGAAATCCAGCCGGTGCTCGAAAAGGCCGGCCCTGCCCATCTCAAGGCCCTGGCCGGCACGTACAACGTTCGGGGGTTCATCGCGCATTACCGCAGCAACCTTGACGAAGCGCTTCCCGCCTTCTCGACCAGCCTTGCGATTGAGCGTGGCCTTGCCAAGGGGCGGCCGACCCTGGACCTTGCCAAGGCATTGGCAAACCTTGCCGGGATCAACTGGGAAGCCGGCAAGCAGGAGCAGACTCTTGCCCTCAATGCAGAGGCCATCGCCATGGGCAAGGCGCTAACGCCAGTGCCGGGCGACATAGCCATCTGGTATGCGAACCGCGCTGCCTATCTCCATTCGCTCGGGCGTTCGGACGATGCCGTTTCAGCCGCTCGCGAGGGCATTGCCATCAGCGAGACATTGCTGCCCAAGGGGCATCCGGCGGTGTCGAACCTCCATGCCAACCTGGGTGCATTGCTAGTGCGTCAGGGCAAGCCGAACACGGCCGTGCCATACCTGCGCCAGGCCTTTGAAGCGATCGAAGCGGTTAATGGCGCGCCTAACCAGAACAGCGCGGCCATGCGCGCGATGATGGCAACGGCACTGTCGGATGCGGGCAATTACGAACAGGCCCTTGCCTTTCTCGACCAAGCCATCGGCGTGATCGAAAAGCAGCTTGGCCCGGAAAGCAACCGCGCCCTTCAATCGCAGGAGGTCCGGGCCCTTGCGCTGATGCGGCTCGGCCGGTTCGATGAAGCCTTGGCCGGCCAGCAGAAGGTGCTGGAGGTCCGCGACCGCAGGCTTTCCGCCCAGCACCGCGACCGCATGTCGGGGCGCGGCATGCTGGCCCGCATCGCGCTGGCCAAGGGCGACCTTGCGCTGGCGGAGAAGACCATGCGCGAAGGGGTGGCGCTGCGCACTGCCGCCGCACCGCCGCAGCACCCGGACCTGCTGGCGGAGAGGGCGCTGTTGCTGCTGGTGCAGTCGCGGGCATCTTCGCGCCCGAGGGATGAGATACTGGCGGATGCGAATGACATCCTCGCTCGTGCCAAGGCCAATGTCGCGGCCAACCCGGCGGCAGAGCTGACTATCGTGGCCCGGGGCACCTTCCAGTACCTGGCCGAAGTCTATCAGCGGATCGGGGCGGTCGAGGTCGCCTTCGAGGCGCAGCAATGGACGGTGCGCGGCTCTGTCGATTCGGCTGCCGCCCTTGCTGCCCAGCGCCGGGCCGCCTCGCGCGATCCGGCAACGGCAGCCCTGTTCGAGCAGCGGCGCAAGCTGGGTGCAGAGCGCGCTTCGGCTATGGCCGCGATCGAAGTCCAGCTCGCTTCGCCCAAGGCCGGATTCGACCCTGCCGCGGCCAACGCGAACCTGACGCGCCTCGATACGGAGATTGCCCGGGTCGATGCCGACCTCGCCGCTCGCAAGATCGATGCCGGGCAATTGCCGACGGTCGGTCTGGCCGATGCTCGCGCCCAGCTCGCCAAGGGCGAACTCTTCCTCCAGATCACCCCGTCCTACGATCGCTTCATCGTTACCGCCGTCGGACCCGCTGCCACGCTGCAGTACGTGAGCACTGCCGATCTGCACGCCGTGCAGCGCACGGTGGCCCGCCTGCGCCGTGCGCTGGATCCGGCGGCGGCAGCGGTGCCATTCGATGCCGCAGCTGCGGCTGAACTTTACCGTGCGCTGGTTTCCCCCCGCCTCGACAAGGAACTCCGCCGGACCCGTCACCTGCAGGTCAGCGCTCACGGGGCGCTTGGCGCAGTGCCATTCGCGTTGCTTGCCATGGACGCAAAAGGCAGCGCCTTCCTGACCGACCGAATGGCTGTCACCCGCCTGGCAGGGCCGCCGCGACGCGCTGCCGCTGCCGGTTCCGCCCCTGCGGCGCTGATGTTCGGTATCGGTGCAACCGAGGCTGCCGGGGTGCCGGGCGGCCCATCGGTTCGCCGGGGGCAGGTCGAAGGTCTGGACCGCCTGCCGCCGCTTCCCGATGCCGCTGGCGAACTGGCGGGGATTGCCGGGGCCGTCGGTGCCGAACGGCCGATGATCCTGACCGGTGCGGCAGCGACCGAATCTGCGCTCGCCAATGCCCGTATCCGGCCGGGCACGGTGCTCGCTTTTGCTACGCACGGGCTGGTATCGGGCGAGTACGAAGGGCTTAGCGAGCCCGCGCTGCTGCTCAGCCCGGCGGGGGATGATGATGGCCTGCTCACCGCCAGCGAGATCGCCCGGCTCGACCTGCCGGCATCCTGGGTGATCCTTTCGGCCTGCAACACGGCGGCCGGTTCGGGGCCGGATGCACCGAGCCTTTCAGGCCTTGCCCAGGCGTTCATCCTTGCCGGGGCGGATACCATCCTTGCGACCCACTGGCCGGTGCGTGACGATATCGCCCGCGCTGTGACGACCGGAACCCTGCGCCATGCCGCCGCCGGCGACGCACCCGCCAACGCACTGCGCAAGGCGATTGCCGAAGTGCGCAAGGGGCCGATCGAGGGGGCCGCCAATCCCGCGCTGTGGGCCTCGTTCGAACTCGTCCGGCCTTAG